Genomic window (Saccharomyces cerevisiae S288C chromosome X, complete sequence):
AATCTAATATGTGAACAGTCTTTTATTTCCGCACTTCATACCTATATAGAGTAATATAATTAATCATTGATAGGAATTTACATAATGCAGCAATCTCGTATGCCTAGGCCGTACATTACCTTTTCAACGTCTTTCCGTACACGAACCCAATCGCTTCTCCTCTGAACAAATTCATAAATTTCCTCTTGCGTAAAAATGCCATTGAATTTCCCAAGATCAGAAATAAGCTTTCCCAACTCTTTCGAGTCCTTGCCTGAAATGATGTATAACTGGCCAATAGACTTAAGCCCAACAAAATAGGGAAcaacatttttttgttttaatTTGTTAGCAATAAAATCGTAAAAGTAATTTAAATCGCAGATTAACCAAATTGCGCCCTCCGTAGATATGAAGCACTTCTTCAGATGTTTGACGATTTCATTAAAGAATCTCTCGCCAATTTCTTGTTGGTACACGTCAATAGTACCCTTGTCTGTGGCACCAGTCAGTAGAAAGCAATGATTAGAAAGTAACTCGACTACCCTGATAGCACATTTGGTTGGCTTTATATCCCTTATTGGAGAATTCCTAGAGGGTGGCGGTGGATTATAATCGTCAGGCAATTGAAGAGTCTTGAATACAAATGAGATTTCATCCATTAGTTTGTTTATACCGATATTTAAACCTTCGGCTACAAAATCATCGATAGAAGtctcaaaatttttttttaattggATAACATCATTAAGaaaatctttatttttatcgataatttttttgggaATCAATTCGTTCTTGtaaaaaatggaaatcaTTTGTAATATTATGTCACCTATATTGATAAGTTCAGTGAATTGTACTAAAGGTTCGACTTGAGTATTGGCTGGCGAAAGTGaattgaattttatttctatttGTTCTATTTCGTTAGgattatatttttgtagTAGCAGGATTGCCTTTTCAAATGCAGGTTTAACgtgatttttattcaattgtgtaattaaaattttgaaaatctcTTGACAGCGTAGCTTGATCAATGGTAGCAAACTTTCAATCGTATGAAATTTGTAAATTTGATCCGTCTTTTCGCTTGTTTCCtgtaaaattttgtaaCATAAATCGAGACTTATTAACGATTTAATGTTTTGCAAGTTATTGGAAATTAAATTTAAGTTGTAGGCTAGTTGTAGTTGTTGCTTTAGCCTTTGATTTTCATTGTTCGAGAACTTGAAAATCTTGGTGAAGGAACTTAGAAAGTCTAGTTTATCATTAGAAATATCAGTTGAATGAACTGATTGATGGATCGTACTTGGTTTTGAATCCGCTTCTGGGACAGTTTTGGAGGTTTCAGTAATTATTGAGAGGTCATTCGGCAATTCATTGTTACTTGCACTCGAAGCATCCGTTTGATCTTTTAAAGTGTTATAAATTTTTGCGTTTTGCTCACGCTGCTTGTCTTGAACTTGTGTGTCATAATTAGCTAATTGTGAGTTGATCAATGATTCAAATACTCTAGTTGTCTGATTCATATAGTTGACAACAAAGGGCTCGAGATACAGGTTTAAAAGGTCACGAACAACTTTACGGAAATTTGCGCCTGCGTTTACTGAGTCGTTTAATTCAGtatcaaacttttttatAAATGTGAAATAAAGTTCGGGTACGCATTCATAATTGGCTTTACTATcctttccattttcttttaaaaattcaCTATAGCTTAATAAGATATTGTTTAAAATATCtaataaaatatcttgGATAAAGGACTCGATGAACTGTAATATTACAGGGAACTCATCTTTGAATAAAATGTCCGCTAATTTAATCTTTTCGTTGAGGAAATCCCTTAGCTGATTGAGAAACGTATCTAAATTTTTAGAATTAAATATCACGGTACTCCCACCGCTGTCCTCTTCCCTTGGTTGTTCGGCCcaaaataattcatcatTAGACGGCAAAACCGTTAAACTGGGAGGCAAATCAGCCTTtgacttgaaaaattcgatAGCATTGCTTTCCTCATTAGatatcaataaaattttcatgaaACGAGCGACGGCAGCTAAATTATTAGACTGG
Coding sequences:
- the RCY1 gene encoding Rcy1p (F-box protein involved in recycling endocytosed proteins; involved in recycling plasma membrane proteins internalized by endocytosis; localized to sites of polarized growth; direct interaction with C-terminal cytoplasmic region of Drs2p plays an important role for Drs2p function in endocytic recycling pathway; required for turnover of histone H3 variant Cse4p), with amino-acid sequence MDDLLKVPEIVTNIASYLSTVDYLSFQQVNKRVYAIINGKNDSKYWSLKLTRMGLQQVHSNEEEEITLLDENDNQNSLRIFEIYKSFTAQNSKKIFVKFYRCYNSYARKLYNNNLANFFPTSYSNDPLKQTRILNFIKKYNFSNKNDIETFTRIETNFNILREIFINSVLKESELNYQSNNLAAVARFMKILLISNEESNAIEFFKSKADLPPSLTVLPSNDELFWAEQPREEDSGGSTVIFNSKNLDTFLNQLRDFLNEKIKLADILFKDEFPVILQFIESFIQDILLDILNNILLSYSEFLKENGKDSKANYECVPELYFTFIKKFDTELNDSVNAGANFRKVVRDLLNLYLEPFVVNYMNQTTRVFESLINSQLANYDTQVQDKQREQNAKIYNTLKDQTDASSASNNELPNDLSIITETSKTVPEADSKPSTIHQSVHSTDISNDKLDFLSSFTKIFKFSNNENQRLKQQLQLAYNLNLISNNLQNIKSLISLDLCYKILQETSEKTDQIYKFHTIESLLPLIKLRCQEIFKILITQLNKNHVKPAFEKAILLLQKYNPNEIEQIEIKFNSLSPANTQVEPLVQFTELINIGDIILQMISIFYKNELIPKKIIDKNKDFLNDVIQLKKNFETSIDDFVAEGLNIGINKLMDEISFVFKTLQLPDDYNPPPPSRNSPIRDIKPTKCAIRVVELLSNHCFLLTGATDKGTIDVYQQEIGERFFNEIVKHLKKCFISTEGAIWLICDLNYFYDFIANKLKQKNVVPYFVGLKSIGQLYIISGKDSKELGKLISDLGKFNGIFTQEEIYEFVQRRSDWVRVRKDVEKVMYGLGIRDCCIM